GACTATGGGGGTGAGACGGGCTACTTACTGAACACTCTCGATGAACTTGATTGCATCATTCACTGTAGCGATTGCTTCAGCTTGATCATCAGGAATTTCGATATCGAACTTCTCTTCAAGTGCCATAACAAGTTCTACTACATCTAGGCTGTCAGCACCAAGGTCTTCAACAAACTTAGAATCTTCTTTTACCTCGTCTGGGCTTACATTAAGTTGCTCAACAACTACTTCTTTTACGTCATCAAATAGTGCCATTTGATTGCTCCTTATAAGTTTAAAATACATCTAAGTATAGCTAAAAAATGATAAAAAGGAGTTAGATGAAAAATCAAACAAGGAAAATGTCTGCCACATCACTTACAGACGTTTCGGTATGTTACTAAAAAGTTACATTATGAGGGACCTAAAAGTGATTTCTTAACAAACGGATCATGAAGATTTTTCCCCTGCAACATCAAAAGTTTCATCTCTTCATAGGGGATAAAACCCTCTTGCTTATTCTCATATGCTGCAAATCCATAACCC
This is a stretch of genomic DNA from Sulfurovum zhangzhouensis. It encodes these proteins:
- the acpP gene encoding acyl carrier protein, whose product is MALFDDVKEVVVEQLNVSPDEVKEDSKFVEDLGADSLDVVELVMALEEKFDIEIPDDQAEAIATVNDAIKFIESVQ